In Ptiloglossa arizonensis isolate GNS036 chromosome 6, iyPtiAriz1_principal, whole genome shotgun sequence, the DNA window cattttaacaaaatttgtagATACTATTGACAACGTTAAAAACGTTTCAACCGTGATAAATAATGAATGTTTAAAAACATATTTAGATAAAGTGGTATCTTGTGAAATATGATCgacgaaattcaatttcaaactGTTATTTAATGAATATTCGGTTATCTTGACTTTCATTAATTGCGTCAGTGGTGCTCAAACCGTTTGGTCTTTAAATCCCCTTAGAATAGTTTATgtggaaatttaaattttcttaaataatatCCGATACACAATTATGAGAAGTTGCCAGCCATTATTCAGTGCCCGCTCACGAGGATGTTTATGTCAAGGACCTATTCAGTCCTTTATCCAACCATAAACCTTTGGAAAGCAAAATGGCGTCCAACCACTGCCTTTGAAACATTCACCAAACtaaaattttacgttttacttaaaaaactttctttcttctttaattgaatcttcttcttcttctttccagCAATTATTTCCTTAACTCGCTTAAATCGTTAAACGAGCAAGAGTAAATACGACActccaaaatttcaattcgcgaaaTTTTTTGGAATTGATGTCATAATTCGCGATGAAACcgcgaaaaatttaaaaatgtcgaCAGACCGATAGAAATGCAGGAAAAATAAACGAGactaatttcgaacaattttaagtgtcttcatttttattcaaacttGATATCTTACAGtcgtaataacaataataacagtaatagcAGCAACAGTAATAGCACGTTGGTAATTGTATtccgagaaaaaaaatattgtgaTATTATGCGTCACCGGAACGCGAACAACGTCGAGTAGTTTATGGAATatgttgtaaataaaatattcattacaTCCGTAGACATTGAAGTAATTATACACATCGATAGTTCAGCACGAAAAACTTAGTGTCGTAATTGaatcgtaaaaatataaaacgctATATTGTTTAGAAATTTCCAGATCACTTTActctttgttttatatttttacgttcTGTTACGTAACGCGCAATAACAATCCTACAATCGAGTATTTCGGCCGAACGACAGACACTGAATACAATCTCCCGACTATTCTCATgtctatattaatttttataggaaCCACTGTAATAAACCtaattaaacggagaacgatcatTTAACGATGAACGCGAAAACTTACGATTGCAATCGTCTAAAAACCCAGCGAGAACGCACATAAATTACCGTGACGGAGTATCAACAAATCTAACAACAATTACACGCGCAACAATAAATATCGATCGACTGATTAATTCCTCTAAATCTTGCGTCCATTGTATTCTTTCAGCACCACGAGCAAGTGTTCAAGTAGATCGAATCTCTATTCTCTCGAGTCGTTAAACACGTAGCTATTCGAGAGAAAGGCGACCATTTTGTTCCATGATTCTCACAATCGTTCTTCCTACCATCTCGATCTTTCTCTAACGAATTCTGCGATTATTCGCGctctcgtttcgaaattaaacGATCGACATCGAAACCTCTTCATCCGTGACGCGAGAAGACCGAGTAACCGTGAACCTGATCCTCCGAAAGTGAATCGTAATAAGTATTCTTGAAGTACTTTTGCGCGTGGAAGGATGCAAAATGGTCGATGAACCgtggtccgttcgcgagataggagtaTCGGGAAAATGGTGACGAAGTCTCGCGATGGTAACCGGAAGAGTGCTCGCGGTGCCACGAGTTTCATTTCCTGTAGTGAGAACGAACGATACTATGGGCCAACGAAGTCGCGTCGCATTTGGTACCACGGACCAATTCCTCCACGAAGCCAGCCTGAATCCGGAAGTTGGTCTCGCTGGAATTCAACGAGTTGCTCATGTACTTCTGGAAGGACGGGGTGAGTACCCACAACTCCTGTCTGCCTTTCTTCGAAGTTACGATCTGCAACGAAGGAGGACTGTTATCGTTCGATCTTTCACCGAATAGTTTTCCTAAAGCTCGTTAATCACTTTGGATATAGAGTTTTATTAATTGTGGAGTGTTGTAATTTTAGCATAGAGTAGGTTTAGGAACACATGGGTTTAAGAGAGATAGTTTTGAGGAGTGTACTTGGAAGAggataataaaagagaaaattgGATCCACAGTTTTATTAATTGTGGAATGTTGTAATATTAGCATAGAGTAGGTTTAGGAACACATGGGTTTAAGAGAGATGGTTTTGAGGACTGTACTTGGAAGAGgttaataaaagagaaaatatgATACACAGTTTTATTAATTGTGGAATGTTGTAATATTAGCATAGAGTGTGTTTAGGAACACATGGGTTTAAGAGAGATGGTTTTGAGGACTGTACTTGGAAGAGGATTATAAAAGAGAAAATAGGATACACAGTTTTATTAATTGTGGAATATTGTAATTTTAGCATAGAGTAGGTTTAGGAACACATGGGTTTAAGATAAGATAGTTTTGAGGACCTGGAAGAggataataaaagagaaaatggGGGTCAGCAGGGGTCGGAGCAGACCCAACGAAGAGATGTTTGATATTTTTCCTAAAGATGTTATTCACTTTGGATACACAGTTTTATTAATTGTGGAGTGTTGTAATTTTAGCACAGAGTGTGTTTAGGAACACATGGGTTTAAGATAAGATGGTTTTGAGTCAGCAGGGGTCGGAGCAGACCCAACGAAAAGGTGTTTGATGGCTCGTGTGTTCGTTTAGCGAAATTTGGCAAACGAGGGTGTAAAAGAGTGTGTATTGAAAAtgtggaaaattatttaagaGTCTTTTCTTTTCCCAGAAGAAAAGGCAGTGTTGAGAGTGTTGAGCCGAGAGTCGTGAAGCGTTTCAGAGAGTTGTACGATAGTTACTTACTGTAATCTGGCTATTgtcgaattattaattatttataatttaagaaatGATTCCACAATTGTTACGCGTCGTTAGATAAGATGAAAAAGTAACGAAAGAAGATAATACGTACGAAGTTACATAAAATCAAAGCTACGAGAAGAGAACCGAGTACATTTTTGTAGTCAGAAAGCGAGAAATTATTAATACTTAAGTACTATTACCGCTAGGAAATCAACGATGATTTGCTTTCATATTcaaaaatgttatataaaaatttgaCCGAGATTCCACCATTTTAGTAGACAATGGCGGATGTTTCTCCGAGTGCTTAGTCAATAAACGTGATGTTTCGCTCGTACCTTCAAACCGGAAGGGAACTGCAGAGTTTCCGGATTGACGATGAGTATCTCGTTGTTACGGCCTCCGTAGTCCGGATAATTCTTGCTGTTCCAACATCCGATCGCCAGATCCGACATCAAACCGAAGAAGAGGACCCCGTCGCGATCCATGGCCTGTGCAGCCGACTGCGAGGATCTCTCTATCGTGAACGGGACGAACGATCTCGGTGCAGCCTCCGCGTTATCGCGAAACAAGGTGTAATTTCTAAATATAATGTAGCTATGTAAGTCTCATATGGGTGTGAGATAAATATCGGTACGTCTGAGTGTGAACGAAAAGTGTTTGGCACAGAGCGAACTGCATCGACCGGATGTCTATGGTTCACAGCAGGATATCGGTGTCAAGAGTGTTCGTGGATCGTTGGGAACCGATTTGAAGGTTTAGGTTAGGGTTGACGAGGCAATTGAAGTGGTCAAAAAGTTGAGATGTGTGGATCGTAGAGTGGGagtgtttaaatataatattttatagtattattgTCATCAAAAAGACGTATTGTTGTTAACATGTCTGAATGCTTAACATTCCTTCACAATAATTAAACAGTTGTGTCACAAAGATGGATTTCGGTTCGATTGACTTGCATTCGGGTTAACAATTGCAACGGAAGTGTAAATGGCTCAACTGTTATTCGACATAAAATTGAACCGTTCAAGatcagaaagaaaaacaaattgtcgactgcgaaacaaaaataattccaattaAAGATTACTTAAGGAGACGAATCCTTTCGACTAAGAAAGGATTCTACTCGACTTTAACATTTCGTTAAATCGTAGCAAAGGAAGGTTCAGCAAGAGTTACAACGTGCATTCAGTTCGAAGGCTAAAGTTAAACTTAGTCTTCATTCGCAAGAGAATCTAATAAattactcgataaattttgtcgttttataACAAatcgagctattaggttcgtcgttttatttttctaaagatagtactactgttcgatggaCATGTGTGAAGTTcgatgtgaagtttcatgtagatctgtcgattcgttcgtatactTGTTCGAAGTCAAAGTGTCatactattttttttacaatagaaaaaacaaTTCGTGTCATTTACACGCCGAACGTTCATTTCAGAATTTCTTTCTAGGAAAGGGGCGAGCAGAAACCTAAGGATACCAGAACTCACTATTTCCATTCTAAAGAATAAAAAAGATTTTAGACATTGGTTTTAGGATGAGTCACAAGTGACAAGTTCGATAGGTGTCATTTGACAATAAATAATCTTCAAAGGACGAGTCGTTCGATGCTACACACTCACCTGATCACCGAGGTAGGCACGTATCCTTCGACCCTGCTGGCCAACGAATGGAAATAAAGAATCCTGTCATCGTTTTGAACAGGCCCCAAGGCGAGTCCTAGGATCCCATCCATCAGATCGAACGTGTCTCCCTTGATGTTGAAGGTGCCGTATTGCGGGTAGGGGTAAAACAAGTTGTTGACGATCCTCCACGATCGCGAGTTACGGTGGTCGTAAACGAGCAATCCGAATCCTGTCACGTCAGCGATGTAGGCGAACGTGTCCTTGCATTGTTGATCGACGTCACGGACGTCAACGGCCACGGTGACGTAGAGGGAGTCATCCTTGTACTGATCCCGTGGAAACTTGTACCGGGTGATCAGCTGGTCGGTTTCCAAGGAAAAGACGAGCAACTGCGGTGGACAGACCCAATTATCGCCGAGTTTCCCGGTGTCGAGTACCCAAAGGCGACCACACTCGTCTATCTGAGGAAAAAGTATCGAGGTGTCGGTTGACAGTGATCGATTACGGTCACTCGGAGCTTGAACTTCGATTTTTCAGTGCAAGGAACACCTGATTTCGGTTCTCGTTAAGAAATCTTGGTTATGGAATTAAGAATTCTCGTTAAGGACTTGGATTCTGGtgacaaaatattatatatgtttggaaagttatttcgttctccaaaatggagaatatacgatttaatagaatgtttgtacagtgcacaaaaatcgtgtttcgttttcaccaaaaaaaaaacgaaatccaaACGACACAATAttttttcggaaagtcattccattttccaaaatgaagaatacataatttaataaaatgtttctacactgtaaaaaaatcgtgtttcgttttcaccaaaaaaaacgaaatcactttccgaacgacccaatacttaaaattttgtcaaagacaattctttaattcttatttatttattttaagttaTTCGATTATTTAGTTACTTTccagttttctttcttcgagaaaGAAAGACCACGAAcgactcttcgtttctcgtaatTCATCGTCGATCGGTGTTCCATGGTTTCTATCGAGTAGAAATTTTTGCATTACAACGTCACTTTCCCGCGTATTATAGATTTCAAGAACGATGAATCGTTTAACGTACAATAATTTACGATCGTACGTCGCTCGATGGTTTATATTAAGACCGTTCCGAAGACGATAACGAATCGTGCGAATTCGAACGTATATTTAAATCGTAACCGTACATCTTCGGATCGAGTTCGCTTGAATCGTTATTCGAAGCAGTATTGCTGATAAGTTATCGCCAGCGCTGTCTTCGTTGAAACCTTTAACGCATCGAATGGAAATTTCCCCATCGGGAACCAATCGAGCGTTAACAATCGGGGAAAACCCATGAACGTGCATGGGAATACACACCTAACGACGACCATTTTTCGAGACTTTCGCAACAACgattttccacgatcgatcgCCACGTTCAACGAAACGTAAATCTCAACCGAATCTCAATCTCAACCTGTAATTTAACCTTGTCAACGATACGACAACGTTCGAAACAAACGAGTTCTCTCGACTTTCATGAATTCTGCACACTGTGAACTCGACAGTTCCAAGTCCAAAGTGTACCTAGTTTCCCAAAcaaacgaaacgagtaacgattcTCTCGAGTAAAAACGGTTCTCGAAACGTTTGCACGAAACGATTCTGAACGACACCGCTCAGGACAAACGAGCTCCGTCACTTTTACGAATTCTAACAATAAATATGCACGCACACTCGAGGTAACTTCTCTCAGACAACGTTAACACGTATGTATTCGTGTAAATGACTCGTCATTCGAACATTTGTATTCTTCTCCGTTCAATGGTTTCCGTGGAATCGTCAAAAACGTATTTATCTTCACCGTGAAATTTACATCTTGTTTCTCGTCGAAACCTTGGCAATGTTTTCCAAAGTTCGTAATATCTTCTACACGCGTTAACATTTTTCTACGCAACGCCTGTGAGAATATTGTACAAGGTGTACACGTGTTTCGTAGACGAGAAACATTTACATCGAACACTCTCCAACATCGGTAGAAATTTCCAAATATCGGTTATTGTTCTCGTACCGGGAAACACGGTGTTCCCTCTTGAGCGTTCTCCATAAAACTTTCACGATTCTCGTTACGAAAACTCAGTCAAGGACTTCCATGGTTCGCGGGGTAGAAGACGAGATCCTGCACCGAGATTCCTGCAACATTTCCATACGGTCGAGGAATTCAACGTTACCTTCATTCTGTAGACACTGGTGATCGAATCGCAGCTACCCAGGGTGTTGTAACCCCAATTCGGATACGGGGCGATTATGGGATTCCCCGCCGGTGTTATGTCGTTGGTGACGTAGCCCAAGGTGGCTGGTACACCGTCCAGGAACCTCGGGATCGAGACAAAGACTTTCGACTGGTGGcctgttaaataaaaaaaataatgtaaaggACAACGTTTAGTCTCCTCGTCGAACGGGATTCTTTGGAGTCAATGTACGGGAAATCCCCATGAACGTGTTCAAcaacctgttttttttttttttttacactgtaACCGACCAAGTATTCGAAGAAAAAGTCTCCATGCTGAATAAATTTCACAAGTCACTTACCAACGACGCTTCTAAATATACAACGAATGAAATGTCGTTTAATTTTGTCTTTATCGTAGGAAAAAAAAGACGCTTGAACGTTTAGTTCAGAACACTTCTTAACGCTTTTACACGTCGCGAATACGTACAAGATTACAAGAGGCAATCGTAGTTATCCATTTCTTGTAAAATGTCATTTAATTTACATTATCGCGGGGAAAAAGAAACTCTTGAACGTTTAGTTGAAAACATTAACATTTTTACACGTCGCGAGTATGTACAAAATTACAAGAGGCAACCGTGGTTATCTTTTTCTTGTTCGTAGTTAAATCGTAATTAATAGAAGTTTAGTAAAAATTCGTCAAATTTCACTCTATTATTAATCGAAACGCGATAAGAGTTTGTAAGAATTGTTTCCACTCGAACATTTTCCTTGCttgtatattgtaaaataaaaagaagaagaattcaGACTTTGTACACGTAATTTCTATAATtggaaagtaaattttcaaagaataaaattcgaaatagTAATTGGAAGGAGAATTTCTATATCTAACCGAAGCTTCGAATCGATAAGGAACAATAATAAACACTTTTTCCCTTTCGtggttaaatttcatcgaatcacAACAACGCGTATTTCTGTAAGAATTGTTTACACTCGAACACTTTCCTTGCTagtatatcgtaaaataaaaagaagaagaattcaAACTTTGTACAACTAATTTCTATAACCGTTGGAAAGTAAATTTTCtaagaataaaattcgaaatgaTGATTGATCGATGAGCAACGATAATAAACACTTTTCCCTTTCGtggttaaatttcatcgaatcacAACAACGCGTATTTCTGTAAGAATTGTTTCCACTCGAACACTTTCCTTGCTagtatatcgtaaaataaaaagaagaagaattcaAACTTTGTACAACTAATTTCTATAACCGTTGGAAAGTAAATTTTCtaagaataaaattcgaaatgaTGATTGATCGATGAGCAACGATAATAAACACTTTTCCCTTTTGtggttaaatttcatcgaatcacAACAACGCGTATTTCTGTAAGAATTGTTTCCACTCGAACACTTTCCTTGCTagtatatcgtaaaataaaaagaagaagaattcaAACTTTGTGCACGTAATTTCTATAATTGGAAAGTAAATTTTCtaagaataaaattcgaaatgaTGATTGATCGATGAACAACATAAACACTTTTCTCTTTCGTGGTTAAATATCATCGAATCGTCGATACCTCCATTGTAGACGTCGACGTCGATGGGCAGTGGTCCACCAGGaacgaaaatttgatttttgatGGCCGTTTGTCTGTCGAGCTCGCTCGGGAAAGCGAATTCCAACGCCTTCCATTCGTAAATGATCTTCAGCCTTTCGTACACCGGCGAACCGGAAGTGACCACGATCAGCAGTAACGTGAAGTAAAATCGATTCatcttcgaacgaaacgcaaaCGAAACTGCTACAGGCTCGAAGATACCTCCGGATGCGAATAAATCACAATTTATCACGTGACTCCGCGTCTCGCTCGTCgggataattaatttttcaacgacacCCGACAGAATCCCCTCTGTCTTTGCGTTAAGTTACGAGCCAGGCGCTACGTTCATTGTAAACCAGTGTTTCGCAACTCGAACGAGCCACGAACTTCGTCGTAACCGATCGATCGCCTTGaatcgtaaaataataatagaatccACCTCTGGGACTTTTGTATCCAAGTGTACGTTCGAAATACgttaacgaaacgttcgaaaagggCCTCTTCGAATCAACTATTCGAAACGTTCTCTCGATAAACGTCGGACAACCTTCCCGAAACAACGACCGGCGAACACTTGTACGCGACTTTCGATCCTCGTCGATATTGAACGTTTCGATGGATTACACAATGTCTCTGTCTTTCTCGGAATCGTTCCGTACAATGATAGATGATATTTCAGTAGAAATTAGAAACGCACGAAACGCTGCAAGCTATAAATATTATCTCCAAGTCTCTTCTAAACGAATTCGTTCCATCCAAGAAGAGACACCGTCTTTTCGGAGTGTAAAAGGATGTTAATATTTGGTCATTTTTCGTAACGCTTACGGAAAGATTGATAGAAATGTTTCACGAGTGTGTTAAATACACTTCGATTATTTACCAGACGATGCACGAGTTCAAGAATT includes these proteins:
- the Y-e3 gene encoding yellow-e3: MNRFYFTLLLIVVTSGSPVYERLKIIYEWKALEFAFPSELDRQTAIKNQIFVPGGPLPIDVDVYNGGHQSKVFVSIPRFLDGVPATLGYVTNDITPAGNPIIAPYPNWGYNTLGSCDSITSVYRMKIDECGRLWVLDTGKLGDNWVCPPQLLVFSLETDQLITRYKFPRDQYKDDSLYVTVAVDVRDVDQQCKDTFAYIADVTGFGLLVYDHRNSRSWRIVNNLFYPYPQYGTFNIKGDTFDLMDGILGLALGPVQNDDRILYFHSLASRVEGYVPTSVIRNYTLFRDNAEAAPRSFVPFTIERSSQSAAQAMDRDGVLFFGLMSDLAIGCWNSKNYPDYGGRNNEILIVNPETLQFPSGLKIVTSKKGRQELWVLTPSFQKYMSNSLNSSETNFRIQAGFVEELVRGTKCDATSLAHSIVRSHYRK